A part of Larkinella insperata genomic DNA contains:
- a CDS encoding helix-turn-helix domain-containing protein: MEIKTLESFYKDTAALIPEGINKEIGHFNVFKIDEIHAQNRKNPKPVMPYNRRAYYKISLISGRNRAEYADKVIDIEKNALLFATPKIPYHYVPQDDDQFGYFCIFTSDFLLHSKSGVVLDELPIYHPGGYPIFLLSDEEADDISYVFKKMHNELSSNYAYKYDLLRNYVLELIHLGQKLQPATALYPTHNASARVSSLFIELLERQFPIESPHQRLSLRTAKDFADRLAVHVNHLNKVLKENTGKTTTDLISGRVLQEAKILLKQTDWNISEIAHSLGFEEVAHFSNFFKKQTSFAPLAFRA, from the coding sequence ATGGAGATTAAAACCCTGGAAAGTTTTTACAAGGATACGGCTGCGTTAATTCCCGAAGGCATCAACAAGGAAATTGGTCATTTTAATGTCTTTAAGATTGACGAGATACACGCGCAAAATCGCAAAAACCCTAAACCGGTTATGCCGTATAACCGCCGTGCCTATTATAAAATCAGTCTGATCAGTGGTCGCAATCGGGCTGAATATGCCGACAAGGTTATCGATATCGAAAAAAACGCGCTGCTTTTTGCAACCCCGAAAATTCCTTATCACTACGTACCGCAGGATGACGACCAGTTTGGCTATTTCTGCATTTTTACGAGCGATTTTCTGCTTCACAGTAAAAGTGGCGTTGTATTGGACGAGCTGCCGATTTATCATCCCGGTGGTTATCCTATTTTTCTGCTTTCCGACGAAGAGGCCGACGACATATCGTACGTATTCAAAAAAATGCACAACGAATTGTCTTCAAATTACGCTTACAAGTATGATCTACTAAGGAATTACGTCCTCGAACTGATCCATCTTGGCCAGAAGCTGCAACCCGCAACGGCCTTATACCCAACCCATAATGCGTCGGCCCGGGTTTCGTCGCTGTTCATTGAACTTCTGGAGCGGCAGTTCCCGATTGAGTCGCCCCACCAGAGGTTAAGCTTGCGCACGGCGAAGGATTTTGCCGACCGGCTGGCGGTTCACGTCAACCACCTCAACAAAGTCTTGAAGGAAAACACCGGCAAAACCACCACCGACCTGATCAGCGGCCGCGTTCTACAGGAAGCGAAAATCCTGCTCAAACAAACTGACTGGAATATCTCCGAAATTGCTCATTCCCTCGGCTTTGAAGAAGTAGCCCACTTCTCCAATTTTTTCAAGAAGCAGACTTCCTTTGCACCACTGGCCTTCCGGGCTTAA
- a CDS encoding SDR family NAD(P)-dependent oxidoreductase: protein MNNSKIALVTGGSRGLGKNMALSLAQKGIDVILTYNSQKDEATAVVNEIEQIGQKAAFLQLNTGDVGSFDGFFEQLKTILETTFGADRFDFLINNAGIGIHAPFAETTEEQFDQLSNIHLKGVFFLTQKALPLLNDGGRIVNVSSGLARFAVPGSSAYGALKAAVEMLTRYQAKELGARGITVNVVAPGAIETDFGGGQVRDNVQLNQWVAGVTALGRAGLPDDIGGVVAFLCTDDARWINGQRIEVSGGMNL, encoded by the coding sequence ATGAACAACAGTAAGATTGCGCTGGTAACCGGCGGCAGCCGTGGTCTGGGAAAAAATATGGCCTTAAGCCTGGCTCAAAAAGGGATTGACGTTATTCTCACCTACAACAGCCAAAAAGATGAAGCAACGGCGGTGGTGAACGAAATCGAACAAATTGGGCAGAAAGCGGCATTTCTGCAACTAAACACCGGTGATGTAGGGAGCTTTGACGGCTTTTTTGAACAGTTAAAAACTATTCTGGAAACCACATTCGGCGCGGACCGTTTCGATTTCCTGATTAATAATGCCGGTATCGGTATTCACGCTCCATTTGCTGAAACCACCGAAGAACAGTTTGACCAACTGTCGAATATCCATTTGAAAGGGGTATTTTTTCTGACGCAAAAGGCTTTGCCGCTGCTGAATGACGGCGGACGGATTGTCAACGTTTCGAGCGGACTGGCTCGCTTCGCCGTTCCTGGCTCTTCGGCCTACGGAGCGCTGAAAGCCGCCGTTGAAATGCTGACCCGATATCAGGCTAAAGAATTGGGTGCTAGAGGAATAACCGTCAATGTGGTCGCTCCGGGCGCCATTGAGACGGACTTTGGCGGAGGCCAAGTGCGGGACAATGTTCAACTGAACCAGTGGGTAGCCGGTGTTACGGCTTTAGGTCGCGCGGGCCTTCCCGACGATATTGGCGGTGTCGTGGCTTTCTTGTGTACAGATGACGCCCGGTGGATCAACGGCCAACGAATTGAAGTATCCGGCGGGATGAACTTGTAA
- a CDS encoding T9SS type A sorting domain-containing protein, whose translation MGSVRMVLSGKQSRNQVDNGVPYALFGDSNGNFNNWTPAVGSYTLTATPYTATAAGGTAGTPLTISFTVIDQASGARVSAEEDGGLQVVLLGNPITNDEVVVEVKGASGRPLRTQLLDAKGQTVAELQLQEATSLEQQRLSVKGQAAGILILRVSTPEQSRTLKVIKTH comes from the coding sequence GTGGGCTCGGTGCGGATGGTGTTGAGTGGCAAGCAAAGCCGTAACCAGGTTGACAACGGGGTACCCTATGCCCTGTTTGGCGACAGCAACGGCAACTTCAACAACTGGACACCAGCGGTGGGCAGTTACACGCTGACGGCCACGCCATACACGGCCACAGCCGCCGGGGGCACGGCGGGTACTCCGCTGACGATCAGCTTCACGGTCATCGATCAGGCATCCGGAGCACGTGTCTCGGCGGAAGAGGATGGTGGTCTGCAGGTGGTGTTGTTAGGTAACCCGATTACCAATGATGAGGTAGTAGTAGAAGTGAAGGGAGCCAGCGGTCGTCCGTTGCGAACGCAACTACTGGATGCAAAAGGACAAACGGTAGCTGAGCTTCAACTTCAGGAAGCGACTTCGTTGGAACAGCAACGGTTGTCAGTTAAAGGGCAGGCTGCGGGTATTTTGATTCTTCGAGTCAGTACTCCGGAACAAAGCCGAACCCTGAAGGTGATCAAAACTCACTAA